In a single window of the Papaver somniferum cultivar HN1 chromosome 8, ASM357369v1, whole genome shotgun sequence genome:
- the LOC113304029 gene encoding peroxisome biogenesis protein 2-like → MKEEEILTLNPTSSSSSLPSLEIPSEDAWVNTSQRLLPQWQQHSVTTSSSQPPIPISISRVNQVDAARLDIEISGMLKEQLVKVFNLIKPGFLFQYEPELDAFLEFLIWRFSIWVDKPTPGNALMNLRYRDESATTMTGKEVRTGLEGPGLTMSKKIWYCLATVGGQYFWARLQSFSAFRRWGDSEQRSLAHRTWGMVRHLEGFYRAASFINLLIFLYKGWYRSLIERALKARLVYGSPNMNRAVSFEYMNRQLVWNEFSEMLLLVLPLLNSSSIRKILLPFSKDKSSGSEDVTACPICQANPTTPFLALPCEHRYCYYCLRTRCAATPSFRCSRCNEPVVAIQRHGGPTKSTAPSS, encoded by the exons atgaaagaagaagaaatactaaCCCTAAATCctacttcatcttcatcttctttgcccTCTTTGGAGATACCTTCAGAAGATGCTTGGGTTAATACATCTCAAAGATTACTTCCTCAGTGGCAGCAGCACTCTGTCACTACTTCTTCCTCTCAG CCACCGATACCGATTTCGATATCTAGAGTGAATCAAGTGGATGCGGCAAGATTAGATATCGAGATATCGGGGATGTTGAAAGAACAATTAGTTAAGGTTTTCAATTTGATAAAG CCAGGGTTCTTATTTCAGTATGAACCAGAGCTTGATGCTTTTCTCGAGTTTCTCATTTGGAGATTTTCGATATGGGTGGATAAACCTACTCCTGGAAATGCTTTAATGAATTTGAGGTATAGAGATGAAAGTGCCACCACCATGACAGGGAAAGAAG TAAGAACGGGGCTTGAAGGACCTGGACTCACCATGTCTAAGAAGATATGGTACTGTCTTGCTACTGTAGGCGGTCAGTATTTTTGGGCCCGCTTGCAGTCCTTCTCTGCCTTCCGTAGGTGGGGCGACTCTGAGCAG AGGTCACTGGCGCATCGAACGTGGGGGATGGTACGTCATTTAGAGGGATTTTATAGAGCTGCCTCCTTCATCAACCTTCTGATATTTCTTTACAAAGGATG GTACAGGAGTCTTATCGAGAGAGCTCTGAAAGCAAGGCTTGTATATGGGAGCCCTAACATGAACCGTGCTGTTAGCTTTGAGTACATGAATCGCCAGTTAGTGTGGAACGAATTCTCG GAGATGCTGTTATTAGTTCTTCCACTTCTTAACTCATCATCAATCAGAAAAATTCTTCTTCCATTCTCCAAGGATAAATCTTCTGGTTCTGAGGATGTAACTGCTTGCCCCATTTGCCAAGCAAATCCAACTACTCCATTCCTTGCCCTCCCTTGTGAACACAG GTATTGTTACTACTGCTTAAGGACACGATGTGCTGCTACCCCATCATTCAGGTGTTCTCGATGCAATGAACCGGTTGTTGCAATTCAACGACATGGAGGACCAACAAAAAGCACAGCTCCCAGTAGTTGA